The DNA window CTCATATAACTGACAGGTCTGATTTCAAATATGCAACAAAAGCATATAGCTTTTACATATTCTGTTTTCACATTTACATGTAAACCAAatgaattgtttgttttgatttctgaTTTGCCATTTGTTGTTTAATCTACCTCCCTTACAACCCGTTCTAGTTTTAagtcttttttagtttttgaaaccATGCAGTCATGCAAAGATTTCAACCAAATGCAATCCACGTTTCGCTGCATTTTTGCAACgcctattaattatttaataacactTAGCCATAGGTTAATATGCACAATAATTAACCAGCCAATATGCTGGTTTATAATATCACTATATAGTATGTGTGAATGTTCCACTTTTCAGATTTcttattttccccatttttttaaatcttttaattgcTGAAGTGAAATGTTGAAGTGACTAACCCACACCCAAACTTTTTTGTGATGTTTCTCACGTCACTATCAAATCCAGTGCTTCCTTATTTAATGTTTGTCATGATATTATGTTTGTTCATCAATATCGTTCcactttttgttaatattttgaacacATGAAGCACTAAATTAGGACTTGTGCATTCATATCAAAAAATTGTGTGTAAGACTGACAAAGTAGCACATTTATGAAATGCTACTTAGGTCTAAGTGCTGCTCAATTATTGCATTATAATATCAACTGACCTGGATtatttgctgcatggttaaaaaaaaaaaatcaaaacctaaCCATCTCGGTCAGAGTATTTTGTTATAcaacatgctgttatttttcatttcaaatgttaTTGTACTCTAGGTACTCTATCAATCCTGTTTAATGAAGGCAATCAAAATAGACTTTTGCACTTAAAGTGTGATTTTCTATGTATATCAGACCCTTGTGGAAAGGGTGCtagctatttatttatgtatcaaGCTGTATTTATGTAAGTGGTGGAGGGGATGATCTACCTGTTCTCTCTTTACCAAACTTTGTTGCACTCTATTACGGAAGTGTGTTTCCATAAATAGACTGTTATAATCAAACTCCTGTTTTCTGTCTTTATTCTTTTGGATATGCAtcatatcctaatgatttctgaaggatcatgtgacactgaagactgcatatatatatatatatatatatatattaggtcctgttttctgtctttattaatttatttgatcaacgaAATAACagtaatcacatccaaaataaaagttttgaaatactttacaaaaaatatatgtgtgtatactgtgtatagcaccattattattatgtctatataaatacacacacatgcgaaatacatgtatatatttatgagaaGAATATGTtaaaaggtttatatatttattaaaaaaaaataataatttatatataatataaaatatctcaAAGAAtgatctgaataaaatataaaaaaaataaaatgtatagacatgtaaatattttctaaaatatataatttatgtgtgtgtattttttatatactttttatcaTAAATATAGAAATGTGTTACATAACATATAGCAGCATgctaaaaaaaactttgataataatgcatcattttttgggatcatgtgataatgatgtgattaatcgtgattaatcatttaaacagccctaatagaaaaatatatatataatttttctgtatttttgatcaaaaacagcTGGTGAAACTTCTCTGgtgtataatgtataatagtgtataattttacagttgctttttatttcagataaacgCTGATCTATGGATCTTTCTATTCTGTTCAACGAATCCTGAAAATATTCTtaatcttaaatattattattaataataatattttttttgagaagcaaatcagaatattacactgatttctgaaggatcatgtgacactgaagactggagtaatgatgctgaaaattcagctttaatcaggaataaaatacattttaaaatagatatgcaaacagaaagcagttgttttaaatagtaaaactatttcacaatattactgcttttgctgtattttggatcaaataaataaaaaataaaaaaatgtactgtaacttCTCATAAGGAAGCAAGAAGAGGAACTAAATTATTTCCTGTGGTAATCAACGGCATGCCATAGATGCTGTCAACAGAGCTCAAGATATTCATCACAGAATATTCCCttagtttagtattattttagaGTGAACAGGAAACATTATATTCAgggtttctgtctgtctgcctctctctttctgtctgtgaaAATAAGGTGAACACCCAAACGGCATACCCATATGTGctcacaaaacatatatatatatatatatatatatatatatatatatatatatatatatatatatatatatatatatatatatgtttttttttttttttttactaaactaaaataaataaataaataaaaaccaggaCCAAGCAACTCAAATCCGAAGGTATGTCGCTTACgcttgacttttattttgaaagaccGTTCGTTTGTTGTGCGCAGAAGTTGCCTGTCTTCACATCCGCTCTTTCTTTCCCAACACATGTACAGGTAATGACAGTTTTATACACACAGAAATAGGTATTCCTATATCAGAATTCATCAGAACTccttaaacaaaacacaaaagtgtCAAATGTTCGTCATATAACCTGTGAGTAACAGCTGAACGCATTGTCACTAGTGTCCATAACACATGAAGCATGTTGGACTTATGTGTTGTACTTCATACAGTTCATACCAAATAAACTTAGGATGGGTTCCCATGGAAATCAGTGCACCTGCAGTGCCCATCGCTCAACAGCAAGCGTCTATCAGACTCTAGAGGAGATGGACTTTGAGAGAGGTACATCACTGCTtgcatgttcatatatatatatacatcatcatAATATCACCCCATACTGGTACATCAGAAAGATGTGAATTGCTTGCTTGTAGGTATATGGTCAGCTGCAATTGATGGAGATGTGGAGAGAGTCCgggcatttattaaaaaagggaTTGATCCAAATATGAGGGACCAGGCAAACTACACTGCTTTGGTTTGTTCATTTTATAATTCACCATTAATGCAGACAGTATTAATTACGATCATTTCATAATGCATAACCCATTCACATTTACTGTGAATCTTTTTTCTTTGGAGCAGCATTATGCTAGTCGAGCAGGTCAGCAGTCAGTGTGTGAGTTACTCCTGGACTGTGGCGCTTGTGTGAACGTCCAGACCCGTGGTGGGGCAACCCCGCTTCATAGGGCGGCTTACTGCGGACACCACAGTGTGCTCAAGTTACTGTTAGACCGCGGGGCTGATCCATGCCTAACTGATGATGATGGATCTACAGCACTTCATAAGGTACTACAGGTCAACATGATGAATTCTTGATAAAAGGGCTTTTTTTTATGTAGAGCTTGTTATGTTGATTATAAGTTGCATACTATCTGATGCTGgtttctgagtgtgtttgtgattgtatgTGCACACAGGCTGCTGAACAGAAGCATTTCGCCGTCTGTGAGCTGCTGGTGAACCGCTTCCCAGCCTTACGAGATGTGAAGAATAAAAGATCTCACACATCTTTCGATCTCTGTCCGGAGAATGAGTTCCTGAGGCCACAATGACCCGATCTTACTGTCTGTAATGCCTTCGGCCTTCTCCTGAAAGAATATgaagtaccttttcaaaagctaGGCTATAACTTGTGAATCAGTGTGTCTTTTGGTTGGAAAGAGGCATAGTTGCTCAGGTTAGTCTTAATGGTCACTTTCTTCAAGAGTCAATCCACTGCTACTAAATTTGACCAGATCAACAAAAAAGGCTTGAAACATTGGCAGATTTAGCTTGGATGCTAATGCTTGTCAATTTGACATGGAGTGACCAAGTTTGAGTGAAAATGTCAGCGAAAAGTCTTTATTGGTTGACAGTCCTCACAGGGAGTCTGTGATTTATGTTTTCTCCAGCAGAGGGTGATGGAGCTTTGTTAATGCAGCACTTTATAAGGAAACCTAGGTTTGATGCCTCGGAAGAActtgcataaattaataaacagctGTTTACATGCCCAGATAAGTAAATATGAAGATGATGTTTTGTGTAAATTAACAGTGCAGATCAATACAGATGTCACTACAGAGCACAAGGGCAATGCAGTGCAAAGCATGTTCCGTGTGGTTGTGGTTCTGTGAATATTCTGTCTccaaaatgcctgataaacatgatttaagtcccgatgtcctctacagtggacatgtgtgaaatcaatgccctgttctgtaacagaggaattttttattttatttttatataactgctCGTTCCGCCCCCCATGTATCACGCCCGGTTCGCCCGTGCCAAAACCCGCTACTGGCTGCTGTAATTGATGCACGTGGTAGCTGACACATCTGGAAAGCTACAGCAGTTTCTCGAAACCAGCTCAAACTGCTTGGACTTCTCTGATCTGATTTAAAACTGTTTCAGAGACGGGTAAAACCTTCCCTTCATTTAGAATGTCTGATGTACACACGTTTTGTATCATAGCAGTCATCTTCAGTCAATcaagtaatatattaaaaatgaagaaagatttaaaaaatgctcATGTTCACTACATTGTTcattatagtttaaataattagtacaataatctaattacactgttgaaaaGTGTAATTAGTAGCTAGTACTTTTTACTAATTAGTGTAACTTGCCCAGCACTGATGTTGATACTTTTATAACAATCATATATAATTCTTCCATAGACTACCAGAATATCATGCACTTAAACAACTAATCTTCCTAACCAAACTTAAAAACTGCACTGTTCATTGTCTTTTCTCTCTTTAATGTTTTCACTGTTACTTTATGAAATTTCATTGAATtattcttaatatatttattaccaGACAATTATTAACACACCTCTACATGACGAGTGGTTCTTTaacttcattttaaataaatgtatgcattctGTTTCTTTCTACCGGCCAATCAggattcagaaaaataaataaataaacgtgcgGGGTTTGTTAAAGTAACAAATAGAACACAAATCTGATTGACAAcagatattacttttttttttttttttttttttg is part of the Cyprinus carpio isolate SPL01 chromosome A8, ASM1834038v1, whole genome shotgun sequence genome and encodes:
- the ankrd39 gene encoding ankyrin repeat domain-containing protein 39 gives rise to the protein MGSHGNQCTCSAHRSTASVYQTLEEMDFERGIWSAAIDGDVERVRAFIKKGIDPNMRDQANYTALHYASRAGQQSVCELLLDCGACVNVQTRGGATPLHRAAYCGHHSVLKLLLDRGADPCLTDDDGSTALHKAAEQKHFAVCELLVNRFPALRDVKNKRSHTSFDLCPENEFLRPQ